A window of the Synechococcus sp. LTW-R genome harbors these coding sequences:
- a CDS encoding NAD(P)-dependent oxidoreductase, with translation MAIALFGTGLLGGAIASRLLEGEQELWVWNRTAKRCQSLIQAGARTAPTAQEVAGKADWLVTVLSDGPSTEALLLGELDQQLAGRGVIQIATIAPEQSQALAAGVAERGGRYLEAPVLGSKPEALVGRLQLMAGGEPEVFAAAEPLLKQLSEAPRHLGPVGSAMACKLALNQLIASLTHAFSLSLHLVQRSGVDVESFMEILRGSALYAPTFDKKLERELQGDYANPNFPTAHLRKDLALFLEASQAAGLNGEGLKGLLQLLQRSSDAGLDGLDYCALHALTAGHGAGKAPH, from the coding sequence ATGGCCATCGCCCTGTTTGGAACCGGCCTCCTGGGGGGAGCCATCGCCAGTCGACTGCTGGAGGGCGAGCAGGAGCTCTGGGTCTGGAACCGCACCGCCAAGCGCTGCCAGTCCTTGATCCAGGCCGGGGCCCGGACGGCCCCCACGGCCCAGGAGGTAGCCGGGAAGGCGGACTGGTTGGTCACCGTGCTCAGCGATGGGCCCAGCACGGAAGCGCTGCTCCTGGGGGAGCTCGATCAGCAGCTCGCCGGGCGCGGCGTCATTCAAATCGCCACGATCGCTCCCGAGCAAAGCCAGGCCCTGGCCGCCGGGGTGGCGGAACGGGGCGGGCGCTACCTCGAAGCCCCCGTCCTGGGCAGCAAACCGGAAGCACTGGTCGGTCGGCTGCAGCTGATGGCCGGAGGAGAGCCCGAGGTTTTCGCCGCGGCCGAACCCCTCCTCAAGCAGCTCAGCGAAGCCCCGCGGCACCTCGGCCCAGTCGGCAGCGCCATGGCCTGCAAGCTGGCCCTCAATCAACTGATCGCGAGCCTCACTCACGCCTTCAGCCTCTCGCTGCATCTGGTGCAGCGCAGCGGCGTGGACGTCGAGAGCTTCATGGAGATCCTGCGGGGCAGCGCCCTCTACGCCCCGACCTTCGACAAGAAATTGGAGCGGGAGCTCCAGGGGGACTACGCCAACCCCAATTTCCCCACGGCCCACCTGCGCAAGGACCTCGCGCTATTCCTCGAGGCCTCCCAAGCCGCGGGGCTCAATGGCGAAGGACTGAAGGGGCTACTGCAGTTGCTGCAACGCTCCAGCGACGCCGGACTGGATGGGCTCGATTACTGCGCCCTGCATGCCCTCACGGCTGGCCATGGAGCTGGGAAAGCGCCGCACTGA
- a CDS encoding DUF2811 domain-containing protein, whose amino-acid sequence MEATGTVSMCAEVPEPLLQSMQGFIEAHPNWDQYRLFQAALAGFLVQNGVQTREITRCYLANLFPQQSRFSEPLA is encoded by the coding sequence ATGGAAGCAACTGGAACGGTGAGCATGTGCGCTGAGGTTCCCGAGCCCCTGCTTCAGTCCATGCAGGGCTTCATCGAGGCCCACCCCAACTGGGACCAGTACCGCCTCTTCCAGGCCGCTCTGGCGGGGTTTCTGGTGCAGAACGGGGTGCAGACCCGCGAGATCACCCGTTGCTATCTCGCCAACCTCTTCCCGCAGCAATCGCGCTTCAGCGAGCCCCTCGCCTGA
- a CDS encoding EVE domain-containing protein, with protein sequence MNYWLMKSEPDVYGIQHLQKEGTTLWDGIRNYQARNFMRSMSIGDRAFFYHSNAKPPGIVGMMEVIETGITDPSQFDSGNKYFDPKSKPEAPRWDCVRLKYIGTFGSLLSLDALREQFSVEDLPVVRQGNRLSILPVPEASAERLLALLGPL encoded by the coding sequence TTGAACTATTGGCTGATGAAGAGCGAGCCGGATGTCTATGGTATCCAGCATCTCCAGAAGGAGGGTACAACCCTCTGGGATGGAATTCGCAACTATCAAGCGCGCAATTTCATGCGCTCGATGTCCATCGGTGATCGGGCGTTTTTCTACCACTCCAATGCCAAACCGCCGGGCATTGTCGGGATGATGGAAGTGATCGAAACCGGGATCACCGATCCCTCTCAGTTCGATTCAGGGAACAAATACTTCGATCCCAAATCCAAACCGGAGGCACCGCGCTGGGACTGCGTTCGGCTCAAGTACATCGGCACGTTTGGTTCCCTCTTGAGCCTGGATGCCCTGCGGGAACAGTTCAGCGTTGAGGACTTGCCCGTCGTCCGGCAAGGCAATCGCCTCTCGATCCTGCCGGTCCCCGAGGCCAGCGCAGAGCGACTCTTGGCCCTCCTCGGTCCCCTTTGA